The sequence below is a genomic window from Montipora capricornis isolate CH-2021 chromosome 14, ASM3666992v2, whole genome shotgun sequence.
TAAACTGCCATACTTGATATGTTCTTCTTTTGCAAAATTAACATGGTGGTTCATTTGCAAAGAACACTCCAAAAATTTAAATAACGCGTGTCCTCTAAACAGCTTTGAATGAAATCGCTTCGGGCTTACAAGTCTTAATGAATATGTGCAAGTAGAAATGGTAAAATTTTGTTAACGTTAGATTTGAAAATGCCTACTTTCTTTACCAAGGGCGGAAAGGTGTCAAAGACCCATGTACTTTAATTTGTGTCTGCGTAACAAACTGACCTTGACGTGAAGCATTTAATTAACTCTCAAAGACACGAAAATGTCTGGAATAAGGCACTTAACTGAATTCCACTTTTTTCATTTGGCATTTGGTTTTCAATGGTAAAGACAGATTAAGTTGTGAATGTTCGAAGTGAACTGTTTCGTTTTTTACCTTCCTGTGAACATTTTACTATTTTGCTTACATTATgttgaacgaaatgatatatgaaatgaatcatattttgaactgcggatatcaagtgaagctatgatcctctcagTTATGGACCCACATTTgagcaattgcgtaaagaagcctgaaaaacccAGGAcatcaacgggatttgaacctgctacctcgcgataccggcgcgacggtgcgacgctctaaccaactgagccatgaagccactgacgttgggagctggtcatttgtgggttctaattttcccgtgaggaatgaatcagtggatcatatactgaactgcggatatgaaatcaagtaaagctatgatcctcgcagttatggaggCCATGTTAGCAATTGTTGTTAAAAATAACATGAACTGGACTCTCATGCAGTGAACAACAAAGTGGACCTTTTTTGGAAACGCGTTTTAGAACTTAGATATGTGTAATAAGTGTCTTATTCGGGCCACTTGAAGTGGACAAATTAATACCTTACAGCAGAAGAGACTTGATTATAGTTAGAACCAAGAGAGCCAAGGCAAGGGAGTGAATGCCTGTGCCGTATGATAAatcatttaaaatatattttagatCGCACCCGTGCTATGACGGTTATTTTTATCTGTCGTTACCATAACAGCTCGGTCTTCTTTCACATCAACTGACCCGCAATAAGATGTCGTCTATGAATTAATAAGCACGCAGTATGACATGTAACTAATAACGGATTTTAGCTAATTTTCATCGGAATAGGGAAAACTGTGGGTGATTCTCTCTATTACTTCATTTTATCTTGTTAGAACTCAATCGTATTCGGTCAAAATTTAATGATTCTAAATTTCTTAACTTTCTTTAGTTTCTTTGCCCAAGTGTTATTCACCATGCGGCCTCTTTGATTAAACCAATAACTTGCAATTGATAGGGATGAATTGACCACTATAACAGAGATCTAACCCCTTCGTTCGTCTCTTTATCATAGATGTATGAGGTATATCTACTTTTTTTGTTCGGTCATGTTTCGGTAACCTATATTGTTTTTGTATTGATCCACAGATCATTTCCACAGTGGGTACATTTTCATTCTCTTATTTAAAGCCTTCTGCAAGAAACAAGACTTCCCTTGTGATAATGAATTCAGGTGACCTTTCTGATGAAGATCGCGAAGCTATCTTAGAGCTGCAGTCCAGCGACGCTGAATCATCCACCGATGACGAATTCGAAATTCCCATAGAAAACAGAAGCTCGCATCAAGGTTCTTCCTCTGGCAATTCATCACTCTGGAAATCGGTTGCTAATCTCATTAACAACATGGAAGGCATTGGATTTCTTGCATTACCATATGCTATCAAACGGGGTGGAATTACCATTCTTGTGGCATTTTTAATACTTCCAGTTTGTGCGTGGTACACAGGAAAACTTTTAATAGAGTGTCTTTATGACACAgataaaaagaacagaagaGTTAGGTCAAGATCCACTTTCAAAGAACTGGGAGAAATACTTTTACCTAAATATGGAGGCTATGTCTTCACAGGTTTTGTGCAACTGGGTCTTTTTTTTTGCTCCGTTTCATATCTAGTTCTATGTGGATCACTTATGAGCCACAGTCTCCCGTCAGTACCTCTTACGATGACAGCGTGGATATGCCTTGCGGGAGTCGTGGTTTTTCCAACAACTTTTCTTAATTCTATGAAGGAGATTGGTTGGTTAAGTATGATAAGTATTGTTGCATTGATTTCAGTTGTGATAACTGTTCTTTGGTACGGGATGGCGCACATGGACAAGTGGACTCTGGAGTCCGTTCTATTTTGGAACGGCGAAGGTGTAAGCATTGCTCTTCCAATTTTGATCTTCGCCTATGCCTCGTTGTATATTTTACCTACAGTTGAACATAGCATGCGCGAAAAACACAAATTCAACCTGGCTCTTGGATTAGCCTACATCATAAACGTTTTCATGAAGACAGGGTTTTCTCTTTTTGCGTTCTTGGCCTTTGGATCCAGTACAGATCAAGCTATACTTAATAATCTACCTGAAGGCCCAATTCGCATGTGCACCAGTTTTCTTTTCACGGCAAGTTGCGTACTTTCGTATATCTTGACTGTTTATCCAATATTTGTCTTTATCCAAACATCTGAAGCCTACGAACAGGCCTTCTCCAAATTCCCAAGGACCGGTTTGTTTCTCAGTCGGACAATTGTTGTCATTCTGACGGTGTTGGTGGCGAttatatttcctaaatttgcCTTTGTTGTGTCATTCACTGGAAGCATAATCGAGTCAATGTCTTTCTTTGTTGCGCCATGTGCAGTTCACCTgaagttgaaattcaagcaactAAAAAGGTACGAAGTTTTTATAGATGTGCTTTTTATCGTAATAGGCTTTACTTGTGCAGTATTTGGTGGTATTTCCTCCAGCCAAGCCTTAGTTGCAGGTTAACTGAATCTTGGAAAAAGTGATTATCAAGGTAACTCGGCCTAACTTAACACTTCAATTGTTGTCAGCCACAGACACTGAATTCCAAAAATGAATACCGACCGTTATATGTtggggagcttacgcaaggacgacgacgacggctatgaGTACAGGTAAAGGGCAATGTTgtacaatacaacattctttttaacaaatattcataatTTCTTACATTCTCACCATTTTGCAAcgtacgtttttatttaaattttctcatcgatttcttatcattcattttacccgtcgaagactgcagttcgggcagtcgaaagctcgtagtttttaatcattttagccagagatcggtttttaaatttttaactatgtttcatcctggctgcggcccttcaatatttttaagACAAAGTTTatgttttatggaggacgtagCACCTGACgataatttttcaattttctctcaaaACATCTACACCGCTCATACCAATCATGTTCCTTGAATGTTGACGCCCTCTTGACATGCCGAACGACTTGGATATTCGTTATTGCAATTAAGGGAAATCGTATTTTTAAATAACGTTCTAGTTGCCGTTGTCGACGTCCATGCTTTAGTTCCCTATTATGTAcatatatttaacaactattctcCCAAGTGGAAGTGAATAAGTGAGATAATAAAGcgcaaaaagatgattttaacccatttattcctgcaaagattgcAATTTTTGTCGAGCGCAAATCGAGCGCGAgttgcttggaggtgaatagcaaaggaggATATTTGGAGTTTTAGTAGCCA
It includes:
- the LOC138033081 gene encoding vesicular inhibitory amino acid transporter-like, which translates into the protein MNSGDLSDEDREAILELQSSDAESSTDDEFEIPIENRSSHQGSSSGNSSLWKSVANLINNMEGIGFLALPYAIKRGGITILVAFLILPVCAWYTGKLLIECLYDTDKKNRRVRSRSTFKELGEILLPKYGGYVFTGFVQLGLFFCSVSYLVLCGSLMSHSLPSVPLTMTAWICLAGVVVFPTTFLNSMKEIGWLSMISIVALISVVITVLWYGMAHMDKWTLESVLFWNGEGVSIALPILIFAYASLYILPTVEHSMREKHKFNLALGLAYIINVFMKTGFSLFAFLAFGSSTDQAILNNLPEGPIRMCTSFLFTASCVLSYILTVYPIFVFIQTSEAYEQAFSKFPRTGLFLSRTIVVILTVLVAIIFPKFAFVVSFTGSIIESMSFFVAPCAVHLKLKFKQLKRYEVFIDVLFIVIGFTCAVFGGISSSQALVAG